taatcatTCCACTTTACACGTTGCTATTGGCGTCACTCACCCATagtaaaaataaccatccacttaaagataaaaataatcatccacatacctaataaattgaatatttaacatattttaattatatataactaaacccaatttaataaaaataatcatccacaTACCTACCAAAATGATTATCCTATAATATGTTTAGTTATGACTGTGGCCATTTAAGTATCCCAAAGTCTAAGAATTCTCCATGCAATGATAacgaaggaagcatgcaaattCAATCTTTTCCGTAAATATACACAAAGAGTATAGGTGAAGGGTCCTACATTTCTCAGAAAAATTTTCACGTCCTTGTCAACAATGACGGATGGGGTGCGTGGCGTAGCAGCGCCGGGGACGACGAGTTCAGCGGCGAGGAGTACAACCTTATGGAAAGAGAGAGACATCGGTGGTTGAAAATGACTCCAAGATTGACTTCCGACACGCGAGAGAGATATGAGCTTGGCACAACAGACGCGCTACAGAAAGGATTTGTCGTCCTCAATGATGATTGTCGGGAGAGTGGTGCGAAAATAACAACAGTAGCGTTGGATGTGCGTCAGAGAATGTGGCGCGTCGGACTGACTGACGGAGATAGAGACGGTATCGGTAGGAGGTTACGACAGTGTCAATATGATCGGTGAAAAGTGCAATAACACGATgtgaaaatcaaaaaatatgaCGACAAATTTTAAATGTATACCGAAAGTTATGGTGAGAAtagaaataattatatatattataaataaatttaaatattaattctaattttttaaattttaaaatttaaaattaaataatattagcaTTGTTTCCTGtactttttctttcatattatatatatataactatgTATGTATTTgaatattgaaaaattaaagtCCTTATACGTGCCAGGAGAGAAAGGTCAATTCCACCCACTAACTCACTCATCCTCTGTAGCCCCACTGGCCACTAGTGTGTAGTGTCAGTATGTGACCCATTCAACAAgcctttttaaagaaaaaccaTTAATTTGGATtggtttttaaaaagaatatttatctttttattttttaaaaggatatttttagtaatttttttttaaattaaattatattaaaggcATGCTGAAAAATATTGGGTAAGAGTATTTTGTTTccattctattttctatttcttaTTGCTTATTTTTATAAGTTCGTaaatattgtttaattttttgtgaTAAAAAATATAGCGAATATGTCAAGAAAAATAATGCACAATATTCTTTATCTTGAACAAGAGAAAGTGAttgaaaaaatgttaaaaaaaacctgttcaaatgataataatataattaaaagtaaatagaTGGGTATATATGACAAACAATACAACacaatttaaaacaaataagacaaaaataatGACATAGTATCTATGATATATTAACAAGTAACATTATCTGTAGATTATCATATACATATAGGTTAtgaggattttttatttaaataaattaaataaatgtattaattactgaataaataattttaaaaattattattaaaatgtgtCTCAaagctttattttatttatagtgtaaataaaataattttgtacatatttcgtttacactataaacgagataaggcaCGTACGTGTGATAcgtgtatatctcgtttacagtgtaaacaagaTACGTGCAAagttatctcgtttatactatAAACGATATACATGTTAAATCAAtgcgtttacagtgtaaacgagatacaatAAGACCAAATTTCAGTAGTTATAAAAGAATGCGCAACCTTTGGCATTCTCCACATATATTTCATATATTCTTCTCTCCCATTTTTCTCATAAAAAGAAGACAAAAATGGCCAATAATAACGTATATATAGTTGTGTGTGTTTACCCCAATTGTCGCATGAGAAATATCGATAATGAGGTGATATTTGAGTTTGAGAATCTGATACTCTTGTGCACTCGGCGTATAAGTTCGTTGTCTGAGTTGAAGAGTTTAATATTAAGCAACTTTGATGGCACATGAACGAGAAAGGTCAGAAGGGTAGGGTATAGGTTGATAGCACCGTTGAGTAATCGAGTATTTCGGTTTTGACTATTTCGCCTTCTAGGGAACGAGTATGTGCGACTCATGTTTGACTTCCATTGGAGAATCATGGCGGAACAAGTGAAGGAGTTTTCCGCCGAGGTTGGagatgttggtggtggtggttttgTACACTCGACCTATGTGTAGGATGACCGACCTCTCACACCACCACCCATTCATGTTGCCATTCCAGTGGAAGACATGGAGGTGGGCGAGGAAGACTCCGACAAAGAGTACGTTGCCGATAGTGATTCCTCTGAAGGGGGGTAATGAGGAGGAGTTTGTATTGGAGACGCCTGCCGAGATAGCGACGCGCTATGTTTTGCCTCCCCCCTTCCCACCCACCCAATTCCGCGCTATCAGATGTACTAAGTCACTATCATACATTGTATTTGGACGCCATGCTTGAGAGAATTTCGTTTTCTAACACTGGAGAAGAGGATTACAACCTAGACGATGGGATAGAGTTTTGGGCCGGTCACAGATTCAAATACCGAGATGCAGTGATGCAGGGTGTGAAGAACTACAGTATTCGCAGGAGTGCTGAGTACCAAGTGATCTCAAACCGATTAAAGTATCATGTGTATTGCCGTCAAGCTGCAAATGAATGTCCATGGAGTCTCCATGTTGCCCTTCGACAGAACCTTGGATACTTATGAGTTCAAGTTTAATTGAGGCGTAGTTATTTATGGTTGCTATATATTAAGTAGTTTCCAACCATGAATGTTTTATTTCGTTAGGGAGGTCCGTAGAGTTGGTAGAGTGCACACTTGTTTAGCACCCACCATGTCTTAGGACCATCGACAGTTGGATAGTAGTCTCATCTGCAAGGTCATCCTGTCGCTGATACAATCCAACACATCCGTCAGCATCCCTGTCCTGCAAGGTGCGACCCGACAGAGCTATCACTTCAAACCCTCTTACAGAAAGGTATAGATGACGAAGCAAAAGGCAATTGCTTAGATTTATGGAAATTGGGAGGAGTCATACAACAAGGTGTTGAAACTGCTTCAGGCGCTGCAGAGTTGTTTCTCCAGAATATTTGTGAGCTACAGACCATACCGTACTACGATGGGCACCTTCTGGTCTGTGACTGTAGGGTGTTCGacaaaatattttgagtttttcCATCCTGTATTGAGGCTTTCAAGCATTGTAAACCGTTTGTTTTCGTCGATAGCATGTATCTGTATAGCAGATACGGTGGGGGTGTTGCTTATTGCAGTGGCACAAGACGACAACATCAATATCCTGCCTATTGCTTTTGCCATTGTGGAGTTCGAGAGTATGGAGTCATGGTCGTTCTTTCTTACTAATATGAGATGCCATGTTACCCAACAAGAAAGCCTGTTGGTTATCTCCGATAGATTGCAGGCCATTAAGGTTGCACTCAATGCCGATGATAGTGGTTGGCATCCGTCTAGGGCATTCCATGCTTACTGTATTAGACACATGTCTGCGAACTTCATGATTTGTTTTAAGTTAGCCGAGGGCAAACGATACCTTATAAACGCCGCTTATAGTCCAAGCAAGGTTGGGTACGAGTGGTACATGGATGCCTTGAGAGGATTGTTGGCTGGGATGACAGACTGGGCTGTCCGTTTCAACCCAGAGATATGGCTGCAACACTGCGACAGTAGTCGATGGTTTGGTCATATGACAACAAATCTGTTGAAGTGCATCAATGCAGTTCTTATGGGTACACGGTATTTGCCGATTTCTGCCATCGTGCGCATCACGTACAAACGGTTGCATAAGTTGTTCGTCACAAAGGGCAGGGAGGCGCAGTCACAGCTGGCTGCTGGAAACCACTTCTACCAGAGGCTGATGGCAACCATGGAGAAGAATAGAAAAGGCATCCCAAAGATGTGTGTTACTCATTGTGATCGGCGGGCTTCCGTGTTTGTCGTGAAGGAATTAGAGTCGTTCGAGGGTTGGTTGCAAGTtactaactaaattaataattatgtagTAACAACCTAATACAGGAAAAATAAACTAgagtttcaaatttcaattagtGACTTATTCCTAATGATACAAACTGTATTCTAGTTTTTGGCAAGTACCCTAAGCATGactacatatatacatatatatttatacggGATTACATAAAAGTTAAGATAACAAAACTAACCTCAAAATTCTATGCTCTGGCGTAATGCTAAGTCTCATTTAGCCGATTGATGTCCCGATCACTACCTTCTGCGCGCACCATCGTAGTATTACtcgataatatatataaaaagaggtaaaagagaggaaaaaataatgaaaaggtTCAAATTGAGGTCCAAAACTTTATTGTCAACAACATATATTTATTGTCGTCCATCAGCCTTTGTTATCTAGATAAGATTTGTAGACgaatttcaataataatttttaaaattatttatttcaataattactatatttatttaaataaaaacttgTAGGTTATGATGGGTGAACAAATTACATTGACAAAATATAaacaatcaaattttaaatcaaaatttattaaaaccAATTTTAATGTAAATTATGACAATCAAatatgaaaataacaaaaaacaattGCACATGGATGAGTGGACCTGGACGGGTGTTGTTATTCCAGATTTGGAAGTACGCGCTAACCTGCTTGTATTGAatgcaaaaaatatatacaatttatctatcttattttcttaaaatatatattaagattataaattaaattcatttttattaaaattataaaaaatttaagtttttaagatatttattttatatttattaaaaaataNNNNNNNNNNNNNNNNNNNNNNNNNNNNNNNNNNNNNNNNNNNNNNNNNNNNNNNNNNNNNNNNNNNNNNNNNNNNNNNNNNNNNNNNNNNNNNNNNNNNNNNNNNNNNNNNNNNNNNNNNNNNNNNNNNNNNNNNNNNNNNNNNNNNNNNNNNNNNNNNNNNNNNNNNNNNNNNNNNNNNNNNNNNNNNNNNNNNNNNNNNNNNNNNNNNNNNNNtgaagattaaattttttttttagaaataaagtattgttgtttttaaaaaaataaacaattattttaaaaagatgtattaaatatattgaaaatataataaacgcaatttatttagaaaaattattttttttactaaaaaaaattcaaataaacacATAGTAGTCcttaaaaaaggagaaaaataatagtaaagaaaaaaaacttgaTTAATGATTGATGAAAGGAAAACCTATTAAATGAGGAGGAAGATGGTCGGACACTCCGACCGACCCTACCCCGAAGACTTGTGCGATGACCGGACAAAAGTCTCCCGTGACACTGCAGTCAGCAGTCCACGAAGGCAGTTATGCCCCCTCGGCGCACAATAGCAATGTGATGTCACCCACTCATTCACCTTCCATTTTCCATTTTCCATTTTCCATTTTCCTCAATCCTCAAAGGGGTAAATGAGTCAAACCACGCTAACCCATCTCACACTCCAGACACCATACATAAATGAGTCTCCCAAGAGTCTATGGCTTAGTTAACGCTAACCCCTTTTGTTTTCTGCGTCTTGTCTCCTAACTCGTTCTCTCCGCCATAGCAACGAAGTCTTATCCCCTTCTATTCACACAATAGAAAGTCATTTCTAGTCCATAGTTAGGTTCAGTTGTAATTATCACGGTGATCGATTCGATTTTTAGATCGGACGGCTGAGATCAGTTCAGATCCGTGATCAAATGGGCGGAGGTGGACCGAACGCGGAGGCACAGTATTCGACGGCCAAGACCTCCGTGTGGTGGGACATAGAGAACTGCCACGTTCCTAAAGGCTGCGATCCCCACGCCATCGCTCAGAACATCAGCTCTGCACTGGTCCGCATGAATTACTGTGGTCCCGTCTCCGTCTCCGCCTACGGCGACACCACTCGTATCCCCGCCTCTGTACAGCACGCTCTCTCCAGCACCGGCATCTCCCTCAACCATGTCCCCGCTGGTTTGTATCCACTCGATTATTACTTCAACTTGCTCTATCTGTTTTTTTAGATTGTTTTCTGATCTCTGGCTTTGATTGGAGTCTTGCATGATGAGATTGAAATTTAATTGTCTCTGTAGCGTCTGATTGAAGTTGAATTTTCCGTGTTTTAGGTCTGGTTCGTTTCTGTTATACGCTCAGTTGTTTGTTTGACTGATTTCCTCTTTAATAACGGTTTAAAGGATTCCTTAATCCCACCGTGGATGACTTCTTTAAGCTATTTTGACCTTCAATTGCATGATTGTGCGGCCTTCAGATTAAATCTGAAAGCTGTTTAATTTATCGTTGATAGAATTAAATTCTTACCCGTTGGAATCATCACACTTGTATTAACTTGGATTTTGTATGGGGATTTGAAGTGATTTAACGGAAGGTCATGATGGACGATCTGATCCTCTGGAGGAATTGGTTAAAAGTTTGATGAATTCCTGGTTTCCTTTCATAAACCTTGCAATGTTTTGGTGTCACTAACCTCCTGGGCCTTACCACCTACCTTTGATTAATTGTATTGTGGATTATGTGGAACTTGAGGGAAACATCTGATCTTGTTTTAACTAATGTTTAGTTTTTATCGACAGGCGTTAAAGATGCTAGCGACAAGAAGATTCTTGTTGACATGCTGTTTTGGGCAGTGGACAATCCCGCACctgctaattatttattaatttctggCGACAGAGACTTCTCTAATGCTCTCCATCAACTGCGGATGAGAAGATATAATATTCTTCTTGCGCAACCTCAGAAAGCATCTGCACCACTAGTAGCAGCTGCTAAGAGTGTATGGCTCTGGACTAGTCTTTTAGCTGGAGGGCCTCCTCTAACTAATGGCGAATCACAACAACTTGGTAATAATAGCCTTGTAACAAGTTCCGACACCTTAACAATTCCGGTCACTAGTGTCGCTCAGACACAGCCACAGGCTGATTCCTACACCGAAGTGCATGTAGGAAATCAGAAGTTTCCAAATGGAGGAGGAAGGGGATACGATCCTAGGTATCAGGGGAAAACAAATTGGAGAAACTCGGGTCAGACAAATGGACCCAAGGCCATGAATCCACCGCCAGTTGGGCATCAAGATAGTCGTAATAATATAAACTCTTATCGACCTGGCAACTTCAATCCAAATGTTTCTTCAAGTGGACCTGCTCCAAATTTTATTCGTGGCAATACTGAACAGTTATGGAACAATAGCAATAATATACAGGGAAATCATCAAAATCCTTATTCACAGCCTCCTTTAAGACCAAACAGTTTCCCACTGCAACCTCCTTTTGCATCAAATAATTCTTATCCTCCAAGTACCCATACTTTTGCAAATTCACCAGTGCCACCGAGGACTGGTGTCCCCAGCTTCACTGCAGTTCCACCACCAAATGTGCCTGAAATTGGCAATCTGAACATTTCTGGATATCCCAATGGTGTTCATAATCCACGTCCTGTTAAGCAACGCAGTGGGGAATTGAAGCAGAATCCTAACAATAATGCTCCACTTCCTGTAACATCAACTGTTGAACAAAATGGACATATGGTACTTAGCAATAGCACGCAACATTTACAAGGCTATTCAAATGGAAATGGTCCAGACCATCAACTTGCATCATCGACGGGTAATAATAACCATTCTGGTAATGGCATGTGGGGATCTCCAGGTTGCCCTAAACCGTCTGAATATGTCCAAGGCCTTATAGGGGTTGTTTTACTAGCCTTGAATTCACTAAAAAATGAGAAGATTATGCCAACAGAGGCAAATATAACTGATTGCATTCGATATGGAGATCCCAGGCACCGCAACACTGATGTTAAGAAAGCTTTGGAGAGTGCTATTGAGCAGCAGATGGTGGTGAAACAGAATTTAGGTGCTTTGCAGCTGTATGTTGGTAAGAATGATAAACTTTGGAAGTGCATAAATCCTATAGCTGGTAATCCTAAGCAGCACTCAAAAGAAACCTGGGATGAAGTTCAAAAGTTTCTGACAACTTCTTCAGGAAGATCAGCATTGATGGGTACTCAGTGCAAGTAAGAATGTTCCATACTAATTTGTTTTCACTTGTTACAATTGTCTCTCTCTTCTTACATGTTGCTACTGTCTTTCTCTAGGTATGAAGCAGGTATAGTCATAAAGAATTTGTGCTTTAAGGAACTTTCTTTGGGTGATGTGCTTCAAATATTAAACATGTTGATTACTCATAAAAAATGGATTGTGCATCCTCAGTCTGGCTGGCAACCACTTAATATTACTCTTCCTGAGACTAGCCCCAATTCAGGGGCTGTAGCAAGCATATAAATTTCACCTGGTCTTGGTAATGGAAAGGCATCCAGAGAAAAGTAAAGAGTTACTGAATGTATTAAGAGCCAGTTGGACTAGGAATTATCCAAATAAACCTCTTTTCCTAGGTAACGGTGACTGTAGTATTATAGATATTTTGAGTGGTTATGGTGATACCGATAAGCTTGAGAAAGAGATGAAAGATGCATTTGGAAAATAGTTGAAACATACAGAACACAGGAGTTTGTTGTGGATGCTGAGGTTTTTACTAAGGCCTGTTAACCAGTTAGTTAATCCTGGAATTAGTATGCCTTCCCCGGTTCTCGAGTTTATGGTCATCTCTTTATCTTCCTACAAATTGATTTTTTGCTTGGAGGACGGTTTATTAGACTGAACTCCTTTGATCATCTGATTGAATATTCTACATAATCTTCA
This portion of the Arachis duranensis cultivar V14167 chromosome 6, aradu.V14167.gnm2.J7QH, whole genome shotgun sequence genome encodes:
- the LOC107492234 gene encoding uncharacterized protein LOC107492234: MGGGGPNAEAQYSTAKTSVWWDIENCHVPKGCDPHAIAQNISSALVRMNYCGPVSVSAYGDTTRIPASVQHALSSTGISLNHVPAGVKDASDKKILVDMLFWAVDNPAPANYLLISGDRDFSNALHQLRMRRYNILLAQPQKASAPLVAAAKSVWLWTSLLAGGPPLTNGESQQLGNNSLVTSSDTLTIPVTSVAQTQPQADSYTEVHVGNQKFPNGGGRGYDPRYQGKTNWRNSGQTNGPKAMNPPPVGHQDSRNNINSYRPGNFNPNVSSSGPAPNFIRGNTEQLWNNSNNIQGNHQNPYSQPPLRPNSFPLQPPFASNNSYPPSTHTFANSPVPPRTGVPSFTAVPPPNVPEIGNLNISGYPNGVHNPRPVKQRSGELKQNPNNNAPLPVTSTVEQNGHMVLSNSTQHLQGYSNGNGPDHQLASSTGNNNHSGNGMWGSPGCPKPSEYVQGLIGVVLLALNSLKNEKIMPTEANITDCIRYGDPRHRNTDVKKALESAIEQQMVVKQNLGALQLYVGKNDKLWKCINPIAGNPKQHSKETWDEVQKFLTTSSGRSALMGTQCKYEAGIVIKNLCFKELSLGDVLQILNMLITHKKWIVHPQSGWQPLNITLPETSPNSGAVASI